A stretch of the Clostridium fungisolvens genome encodes the following:
- a CDS encoding aldo/keto reductase: protein MEFVELNNGVKMPILGYGVFQIADQEECERCVLDAIEVGYRLIDTAQAYGNEEAVGRAIKKCGIPREELFITTKVWISNAGYEKAKQSIEESLERLQLDYLDLLLIHQPFGDYYGTYRAMEELYKEGKLKAIGVSNFYPDRLIDLIKFNEVVPAVNQVETHVFNQQANANEIMKKYGVQIESWGPFAEGKNNLFTDETLKAVGDKYNKSNAQVALRYLIQSGVVVIPKSVHKERMIQNIDVFDFELAKEDMDLIADLDKGESLFFSHYNPQTVEYLTSLAR from the coding sequence ATGGAATTTGTAGAATTAAACAATGGTGTTAAGATGCCAATCCTAGGGTATGGAGTGTTTCAAATCGCTGATCAGGAAGAATGTGAAAGATGTGTACTTGATGCGATAGAGGTAGGTTATCGATTAATTGATACTGCTCAAGCTTACGGAAATGAAGAAGCAGTAGGAAGAGCTATTAAAAAATGTGGTATTCCAAGAGAGGAATTATTCATAACTACAAAGGTATGGATTTCCAATGCTGGATATGAAAAGGCAAAGCAATCTATTGAAGAATCTTTAGAAAGACTTCAACTTGATTATTTAGATTTACTATTAATCCATCAGCCATTTGGTGATTATTATGGAACTTATCGTGCAATGGAAGAACTATATAAAGAAGGAAAACTTAAAGCAATTGGTGTAAGTAACTTCTATCCAGATAGATTAATTGACCTAATTAAGTTCAATGAAGTTGTTCCAGCAGTAAATCAGGTTGAAACACATGTGTTCAATCAACAAGCAAATGCCAATGAAATAATGAAGAAATATGGAGTACAAATTGAATCATGGGGACCTTTTGCTGAGGGAAAAAACAACCTATTTACTGATGAAACTTTGAAGGCAGTTGGAGATAAATATAATAAATCAAATGCTCAAGTAGCATTAAGATATCTTATTCAAAGTGGAGTAGTAGTAATTCCTAAATCTGTTCATAAGGAAAGAATGATTCAGAATATTGACGTATTTGATTTTGAGCTAGCAAAAGAAGATATGGATTTAATTGCTGATTTAGATAAAGGAGAAAGTTTATTCTTCTCACATTATAATCCACAAACAGTTGAATATTTAACAAGTTTAGCAAGGTAA
- a CDS encoding NAD-dependent protein deacetylase, SIR2 family produces MNTQIYLDNINKAAKLIQEADYILVGAGAGLSAAGGLNYGDSQLFKKWFPKLSEIDIDTIGEAISFYWNVDASNKRNFWAYWANHINKIRYEAPALKPYLDLFEILEHKNHFIITTNVDGQFIKAGFDKENIFAPQGDYGLFQCDKPCSDELYDNKVLIDKMIANMDTDKFEVLEEDIPHCPKCGSFMSKNLRVDDTFIEAPHMIKKKNYIDFVNNSMDGKLVLLELGVGFNTPSIIRWPFERITLKHPDAVLIRLNMDYPEVDKKIVHKSLCFDTDIMNIITDIKNMQYK; encoded by the coding sequence ATGAATACGCAAATCTATTTAGATAATATAAATAAGGCAGCCAAACTTATTCAAGAAGCTGATTATATTCTCGTAGGCGCTGGAGCTGGTCTTTCAGCAGCTGGAGGATTAAATTATGGTGATAGTCAGCTATTTAAGAAATGGTTTCCAAAGCTTTCAGAGATTGATATTGATACAATCGGTGAAGCAATCTCGTTCTACTGGAATGTAGATGCTTCAAACAAAAGAAATTTCTGGGCATACTGGGCCAATCACATTAATAAGATACGTTATGAGGCACCAGCACTAAAGCCATACCTAGATTTATTTGAAATATTAGAGCATAAAAATCATTTTATTATAACAACAAATGTAGATGGACAATTTATTAAAGCTGGATTTGATAAGGAAAATATATTTGCTCCTCAAGGGGATTACGGTCTTTTTCAATGCGATAAACCTTGTAGTGACGAACTTTATGATAATAAAGTTCTGATTGATAAAATGATTGCCAATATGGATACTGACAAGTTTGAAGTTTTAGAAGAAGATATACCACACTGCCCTAAATGTGGCTCATTCATGTCTAAAAACCTTCGTGTGGATGATACTTTTATAGAAGCTCCACACATGATAAAAAAAAAGAATTATATAGATTTTGTTAATAATTCAATGGATGGAAAACTAGTGCTCCTAGAGTTAGGAGTTGGTTTTAATACTCCTAGTATTATTCGATGGCCCTTTGAAAGAATTACACTAAAGCATCCTGATGCTGTTCTTATTAGATTGAACATGGACTATCCAGAAGTTGATAAAAAAATTGTACACAAAAGCTTATGCTTTGATACGGACATTATGAATATAATAACTGATATTAAAAATATGCAATATAAATAA
- a CDS encoding cupin domain-containing protein has translation MGEENKMFEKYFIGKSYLNMLTMERIGIGNVTFEPGCRNNWHIHHKGGQVLLCTAGRGYYQEWGKEPQELHAGDVVNIAPEVKHWHGAAPDSWFAHLAIEVPAEGASNEWLEPVSDEEYRGLK, from the coding sequence ATGGGAGAAGAAAATAAAATGTTTGAGAAGTATTTTATAGGAAAGAGCTATTTAAACATGCTGACTATGGAAAGAATCGGAATCGGTAATGTAACCTTTGAACCAGGATGCCGAAATAATTGGCATATTCATCATAAGGGGGGCCAGGTACTTTTATGTACAGCAGGCAGAGGTTATTATCAGGAATGGGGAAAAGAACCACAAGAATTACATGCAGGAGATGTGGTTAATATTGCACCAGAAGTAAAGCATTGGCATGGAGCTGCACCAGACAGCTGGTTTGCACATCTAGCAATAGAAGTTCCAGCAGAAGGTGCTTCTAATGAGTGGTTAGAGCCTGTATCTGATGAAGAATACAGAGGGTTGAAATAG
- a CDS encoding MerR family transcriptional regulator: MYTVKEIAKLLDMTEHTVRYYTDMGLVPSLKRDKNGNRLFDEQSKNWLIGIKNLRGSGMSIQAVKDYVDLCLKGESTIEIRYEIILEQKKKVEEQLKEMNERYKYIENKVTWYLDIMNHRIPDNSNPGEWSTSISEPQDEDCKSSVSTNHEAS, from the coding sequence ATGTATACAGTAAAAGAGATAGCAAAACTCCTTGATATGACCGAACATACCGTAAGATATTATACAGATATGGGACTCGTACCTTCTTTAAAACGGGATAAGAATGGAAACAGACTTTTTGATGAGCAATCTAAAAACTGGCTAATCGGCATAAAAAATCTTAGAGGATCAGGTATGTCCATACAAGCAGTAAAGGATTATGTAGATTTATGTCTCAAGGGTGAATCCACAATAGAAATAAGATATGAAATTATTTTAGAGCAAAAAAAGAAAGTAGAAGAACAGTTAAAAGAAATGAACGAAAGATATAAATATATTGAGAATAAAGTAACCTGGTATCTAGACATCATGAACCATCGTATACCAGACAATAGCAATCCTGGAGAGTGGAGCACTTCTATTTCAGAACCACAAGATGAAGATTGCAAATCCTCAGTTTCGACTAATCATGAGGCTTCATAA
- a CDS encoding pyridoxamine 5'-phosphate oxidase family protein — MNEVVKFLQENPVQYLATVGRDGKAKCRPFMFCFEQEGKLWFCTNNTKEVYKDIKENPYVEISVSSPAYAWIRLNGKVVIENNVDVKEACMNNPIVKGQYQTSNNPIFEVFYLDNAKAVIADFSGNPPAEYSL; from the coding sequence ATGAATGAAGTAGTAAAGTTTTTACAAGAAAATCCTGTGCAGTATCTTGCTACAGTTGGTCGCGATGGGAAGGCAAAGTGCCGACCTTTCATGTTCTGTTTTGAACAAGAGGGTAAGCTATGGTTCTGCACTAATAACACGAAAGAGGTTTATAAGGATATTAAAGAAAACCCATATGTTGAAATTTCTGTTTCCAGTCCTGCATATGCATGGATTCGCTTGAATGGCAAGGTTGTAATTGAAAACAACGTAGATGTAAAAGAAGCATGCATGAACAACCCTATTGTAAAAGGCCAGTATCAAACTTCAAATAATCCAATATTTGAAGTGTTTTACCTTGATAATGCAAAGGCTGTTATAGCTGACTTCTCAGGTAATCCCCCTGCAGAATATTCTCTTTAA
- a CDS encoding carboxymuconolactone decarboxylase family protein: MKKQTAGRDALGSFAPKFAELNDDVLFGEVWAREDKLSLRDRSIITVTALMSKGILDSSLKYHILNAKNNGVSAEEMSEIITHLAFYAGWPNAWAVFRLAKEVYEE; the protein is encoded by the coding sequence ATGAAGAAACAAACAGCAGGTAGAGATGCCCTTGGATCATTTGCACCGAAATTTGCGGAACTAAATGATGATGTTCTTTTCGGCGAGGTTTGGGCAAGAGAAGATAAATTATCATTAAGAGATCGCAGTATCATTACTGTAACAGCATTGATGTCAAAAGGAATACTGGATAGCTCTTTAAAATATCATATTCTTAATGCCAAGAATAATGGTGTCAGTGCTGAAGAAATGTCAGAAATAATTACCCATTTAGCGTTTTATGCAGGATGGCCTAATGCGTGGGCAGTATTTAGGTTAGCAAAAGAAGTATACGAAGAGTAG
- a CDS encoding winged helix-turn-helix transcriptional regulator: protein MKKELPACPVETTLLLIGDKWKVLILRDLIEGTKRFGELRKSIGSISQKMLTQQLREMEEDGLVDRKVYAEVPPRVEYSLTEDGFSLKPILDSLWAWGEQYKCKINQG from the coding sequence ATGAAGAAGGAATTGCCTGCCTGTCCTGTTGAAACAACTCTTTTACTCATAGGAGACAAGTGGAAAGTATTAATACTAAGAGACTTAATTGAAGGAACCAAGAGATTTGGAGAATTAAGAAAATCTATTGGCTCTATAAGTCAAAAGATGCTGACACAACAATTAAGAGAGATGGAAGAGGACGGTCTTGTAGATAGAAAGGTTTATGCCGAAGTTCCACCAAGAGTTGAATATTCTCTTACTGAGGACGGTTTTAGTCTTAAGCCTATATTGGATTCATTGTGGGCTTGGGGTGAGCAGTATAAGTGTAAGATTAACCAAGGATAA
- a CDS encoding DUF3237 domain-containing protein produces the protein MNTGNIKESELKEIFSIEIVVDKPIVVGQDDIVGRRQLIPILSGKVIGDGFNGEVLPGGIDSQIIRPDGKCDLSARYAIKLEDGASIYIENNGVRTVPIEYVEDVKSGKFVDPSVYYFRTIPTFETYDDGYKWMMDCIFVCYATRLPENVLLKFYKVM, from the coding sequence ATGAACACAGGTAATATTAAAGAATCAGAACTTAAAGAAATATTTAGCATTGAAATTGTAGTAGATAAACCTATAGTTGTTGGACAAGACGATATAGTTGGAAGACGCCAGCTAATTCCGATTTTATCCGGAAAGGTAATTGGTGATGGCTTTAATGGAGAAGTTCTGCCTGGTGGAATAGACAGTCAAATCATTCGACCAGATGGGAAGTGTGATCTTTCAGCAAGATACGCCATAAAGCTAGAAGATGGCGCTTCGATCTACATTGAGAATAATGGAGTTCGTACAGTGCCAATTGAATATGTTGAAGATGTTAAATCAGGAAAGTTTGTTGATCCTAGCGTCTATTATTTCCGTACAATTCCCACTTTTGAAACCTATGATGATGGATATAAATGGATGATGGATTGTATCTTTGTATGCTATGCAACCAGATTACCTGAGAATGTTTTGCTAAAATTCTATAAGGTTATGTAG
- a CDS encoding protein-ADP-ribose hydrolase, translating into MKKEQVLNKLVKYLVAENREIEVKDTPSDYMKKRELLRALMNIRDAEPIDSDILELQDELLAEETKEKNPVDPYKLPTTYEVFEGTKISFSEKLVLWQGDITSIAADAIVNAANSKLLGCFVPMHRCIDNAIHSAAGIELRLECNEIMEKQGFDEPTGDAKITKAYNLPSKYVLHTVGPIIYDNLSEEDCRLLASCYTSCLNKANEYEDIKTIAFCCISTGEFRFPNNIASQIALETVCNWLKANPDRFHRIIFNVFTREDYNEYANLFR; encoded by the coding sequence ATGAAAAAAGAACAAGTTTTAAATAAATTGGTAAAATATCTCGTAGCTGAAAATAGAGAAATAGAAGTTAAAGATACTCCCTCTGATTATATGAAAAAAAGAGAGCTTCTCAGAGCTTTAATGAATATAAGAGATGCTGAACCAATAGATTCAGATATCCTTGAATTACAGGATGAATTATTAGCGGAGGAAACTAAGGAGAAAAATCCAGTTGATCCATACAAACTACCTACCACATATGAGGTTTTTGAAGGAACAAAAATATCTTTTTCTGAAAAATTAGTACTATGGCAGGGAGATATTACTTCTATAGCTGCAGATGCTATAGTTAATGCTGCTAATTCAAAGCTTCTCGGATGTTTTGTTCCTATGCATAGGTGTATAGACAACGCTATACATTCAGCTGCTGGCATAGAATTAAGGCTTGAGTGTAATGAAATTATGGAGAAACAAGGATTTGATGAACCTACTGGTGATGCTAAAATCACAAAGGCATACAACCTTCCAAGTAAATATGTACTTCATACCGTTGGTCCTATTATATATGATAATTTATCTGAGGAAGATTGCAGACTTCTTGCATCCTGCTATACTTCATGTCTAAATAAGGCTAATGAGTATGAAGATATTAAAACAATTGCCTTTTGCTGTATTTCTACAGGAGAATTCAGGTTTCCAAATAATATTGCCTCACAAATAGCACTTGAGACAGTTTGTAACTGGCTTAAAGCAAACCCGGACAGGTTCCATAGAATTATTTTCAATGTATTTACAAGGGAGGATTATAATGAATACGCAAATCTATTTAGATAA
- a CDS encoding family 43 glycosylhydrolase: MFKKIFLCLVIIFAICLPDLRVKASAATFTNPIGGGADPWVISAGGSYYYVQSNGVNTITIRKSSTLQDITSGTATTVWTAPAGTPYSSETWAPELHYVRGRWYIYFAADNGANENHRMYCLEGGTDANNPLNGAFNFKGKVAAATDRWAIDGTVLDYNNQLYFIWSGWEGTSNVAQNLYIAKMSNPYTISGDRVLISTPDQSWERNGTPYINEGPEVIVSGSTVNIIYSASGSWTDDYCLGRLTCTNGDLMNRSAYSKVGPVFSKFGDVYGPGHASFVKSPDGVQNWIVYHAAVSQGLGWTRNIRMQQFTMLSNGTPMFGVPVQPNVPLQVPSTGNSMPLVNNGIYTLTALCSNLNLDVSGGKNADGTKLQQYQSNGTAAQQFRFVDCGGGYYKIVPMCAPNMCVDNPYGSTALGGAVAYQICTDNGQDAQRFRIEDMGNGVYKIVNKASNLPLDVAGASTQSGAQIDQWQDNGNNAQRWRLTRVG, encoded by the coding sequence ATGTTTAAAAAGATATTTCTATGCTTGGTTATAATTTTTGCAATTTGTTTGCCGGACTTAAGGGTAAAGGCTTCGGCAGCTACTTTTACTAATCCGATAGGAGGTGGAGCGGATCCTTGGGTTATTTCAGCTGGTGGATCCTATTATTATGTTCAATCAAATGGTGTTAATACTATAACTATTAGAAAATCCTCAACGCTTCAAGACATAACTAGTGGAACAGCAACAACAGTATGGACAGCTCCAGCAGGAACTCCATATTCAAGTGAAACCTGGGCACCGGAATTACATTATGTAAGAGGCAGATGGTATATATATTTTGCTGCTGATAACGGAGCAAACGAGAATCATAGAATGTATTGCTTAGAAGGTGGTACAGATGCTAATAACCCATTAAATGGGGCTTTCAACTTTAAAGGAAAGGTTGCAGCTGCTACAGATAGATGGGCTATAGATGGTACTGTTTTAGATTACAACAACCAACTATACTTTATATGGTCTGGTTGGGAAGGTACTTCAAATGTAGCACAAAACTTATATATAGCTAAGATGAGTAATCCATATACTATATCAGGAGACAGAGTACTAATATCTACACCTGATCAAAGCTGGGAAAGGAATGGAACACCATATATTAATGAAGGACCAGAAGTAATTGTAAGTGGATCAACAGTAAATATTATTTATTCTGCAAGCGGAAGCTGGACAGATGATTATTGCTTAGGAAGGCTAACCTGTACAAATGGAGATTTAATGAATAGATCTGCTTATTCAAAGGTTGGTCCTGTATTTTCTAAGTTTGGAGATGTATATGGCCCAGGACATGCTAGTTTTGTAAAATCACCTGATGGAGTACAAAACTGGATTGTATATCATGCTGCAGTATCACAGGGGTTAGGCTGGACAAGAAATATAAGAATGCAGCAATTTACAATGCTAAGTAACGGAACTCCAATGTTCGGTGTACCAGTACAACCTAATGTTCCGCTTCAAGTACCATCTACTGGAAACAGTATGCCACTAGTAAATAACGGGATATATACACTTACAGCACTATGCAGTAATCTTAATTTAGATGTATCTGGTGGGAAAAATGCTGATGGCACTAAGCTTCAACAATATCAAAGTAATGGGACTGCAGCACAACAATTTAGATTTGTAGATTGCGGTGGTGGGTACTACAAGATAGTGCCAATGTGTGCTCCTAATATGTGTGTTGATAATCCGTATGGATCAACAGCACTTGGTGGTGCCGTTGCATATCAGATATGTACTGATAATGGCCAAGATGCACAAAGATTTAGAATTGAAGACATGGGAAATGGAGTATATAAAATAGTTAATAAGGCTAGTAATCTTCCTCTAGATGTTGCAGGAGCATCAACACAAAGTGGTGCACAGATAGATCAGTGGCAGGACAACGGAAATAATGCTCAGAGATGGAGATTAACCCGTGTAGGTTAA
- the ppsA gene encoding phosphoenolpyruvate synthase has product MSSYVLGFQEIDKTKIMVVGGKGANLGELSRIEEIRVPDGFCISTEAFKRVIGEKALINELLDQLSLLKVEDRDKIGELSGEIRGIIEGIAIPEDIVEEITSILSRLGERAAYAVRSSATAEDLPTASFAGQQDTYLNIIGKEAILKHISKCWASLFTERAVIYRIQNGFDHRKVHLSVVVQKMVFPQAAGILFTADPVTFNRKVLSIDASFGLGEAMVSGLVNADNYKVRNGKIIDKKISTKKLAIYALEDGGTKEQQIESEFQNSQALTDKQILQLEYIGRKIEEHFGHPQDIEWCLTDDTFYIVQSRPITTLYPIPQVNDRENHVYLSVGHQQMMTDPLKPLGMSLMELISFGHRFKAGGRLFVDVAQMLASPDSRKMLLKNMEQHDPLTKDAIMTIIERDFIKCLPKDKEEQSDSKSNKGVSPANSEAQMESDSSIVSDLINKSQISIKELKRNIQRKSGTDLFDFIMEDIKELKKILFNPQSSAVFMAAINASAWVNEKMSEWLGEKNVADILSQSVPNNITSEMGLELMDLADVIRPYPELIDYLQHVKDDDFLEKLVKFDGGQKAEEAIYSYLDKYGMRCAGEIDITKTRWSERPTILIPMILSNIKNFEPNAANQKFEQGRQEALKKEQELLDRLKELPDGEQKAKETKRKIDLIRNFIGYREYPKYGMVSRYFVYKQALLKEAKQLVQIGVMHDKEDIYYLTLEEFGDVVRTHKLDYKIVIERKDEYKLYEKLTPPRVMTSEGEIFAGKYKREKLPEDAIVGLPVSSGIIEGRARVILNIEDADLEAGDILVTSFTDPSWTPLFVSIKGLVTEVGGLMTHGAVIAREYGLPAVVSVENATKLIKDGQRIRVHGTEGYVEIL; this is encoded by the coding sequence ATGAGTTCATATGTGCTTGGTTTTCAGGAAATTGATAAAACAAAAATCATGGTTGTCGGGGGAAAAGGCGCGAACCTGGGAGAACTTTCTAGGATTGAAGAAATACGCGTACCAGATGGCTTTTGTATTTCTACTGAAGCCTTTAAAAGAGTTATTGGAGAAAAGGCGTTGATTAATGAATTACTTGATCAGCTATCGCTTTTAAAGGTGGAAGACCGGGATAAAATAGGTGAACTTAGTGGTGAGATTCGCGGAATAATAGAAGGTATAGCCATACCAGAAGACATTGTTGAGGAGATCACCTCCATTCTTTCAAGGCTAGGAGAAAGAGCTGCATATGCGGTACGATCCAGTGCCACTGCAGAGGATTTACCTACAGCTTCCTTTGCCGGGCAGCAGGATACTTATTTAAATATTATTGGAAAAGAGGCAATACTAAAGCATATCAGTAAGTGCTGGGCATCTTTATTTACCGAAAGAGCAGTAATCTATCGTATTCAAAATGGCTTCGATCACCGTAAAGTCCACCTGTCTGTGGTTGTTCAGAAGATGGTATTTCCACAGGCTGCAGGGATTTTATTTACTGCTGATCCAGTCACTTTTAATAGGAAGGTGTTATCAATTGACGCCAGCTTCGGACTTGGTGAGGCTATGGTCTCAGGCTTGGTGAATGCAGATAACTATAAAGTACGGAACGGTAAGATTATTGATAAAAAGATATCCACTAAGAAGCTAGCTATCTATGCCTTAGAAGATGGCGGTACGAAAGAACAGCAGATTGAGAGTGAGTTTCAGAATAGCCAGGCCTTAACGGATAAGCAAATTTTACAACTTGAGTACATTGGAAGAAAGATTGAAGAACATTTCGGTCACCCACAGGATATAGAATGGTGTTTGACTGATGACACATTTTATATAGTGCAGAGTCGTCCAATCACAACTTTATACCCAATCCCACAAGTAAATGATAGAGAAAATCACGTTTATTTATCTGTAGGTCATCAACAAATGATGACTGATCCCTTAAAACCATTAGGGATGTCCTTAATGGAGTTAATATCTTTTGGACACAGGTTTAAAGCTGGTGGAAGGTTGTTTGTTGATGTGGCGCAAATGCTAGCTTCACCAGACAGTAGAAAGATGTTATTAAAGAACATGGAGCAACACGATCCACTCACAAAAGATGCAATTATGACCATAATAGAGAGAGATTTTATAAAATGCTTACCAAAGGATAAAGAGGAGCAGAGTGATAGTAAAAGCAATAAAGGTGTATCGCCTGCTAATTCAGAGGCGCAAATGGAAAGTGACTCCTCAATCGTTTCTGATTTAATTAACAAAAGTCAAATATCCATAAAAGAGTTAAAACGAAATATCCAAAGGAAATCAGGAACAGATTTATTTGATTTTATTATGGAAGATATCAAAGAGTTAAAGAAGATTTTATTTAATCCACAAAGTTCTGCTGTATTTATGGCTGCTATAAATGCTTCAGCATGGGTCAATGAAAAGATGAGTGAATGGCTAGGTGAAAAAAATGTAGCAGACATACTTTCTCAATCTGTACCAAACAATATTACTTCGGAAATGGGTCTGGAATTAATGGATTTGGCAGACGTGATTCGTCCCTATCCAGAACTAATAGATTATTTACAACATGTAAAAGATGATGACTTCTTAGAGAAACTGGTTAAGTTTGATGGTGGGCAAAAAGCCGAAGAAGCTATTTACTCTTATCTCGACAAATACGGAATGAGATGTGCTGGTGAGATTGATATTACTAAAACCCGTTGGAGCGAAAGACCAACTATACTTATCCCAATGATTCTAAGCAACATTAAAAACTTTGAGCCTAACGCAGCTAATCAAAAATTTGAGCAAGGGCGACAGGAAGCTTTGAAAAAAGAACAAGAGCTATTGGATCGATTAAAAGAGTTACCAGATGGTGAACAAAAGGCCAAAGAGACAAAACGAAAGATAGACTTAATACGAAATTTCATTGGCTATCGTGAGTATCCAAAATACGGCATGGTTAGTCGCTACTTTGTTTATAAGCAGGCTTTACTTAAAGAAGCGAAGCAACTGGTGCAAATAGGCGTAATGCATGATAAAGAAGATATATACTATCTAACTCTTGAAGAATTTGGCGATGTGGTACGCACGCATAAACTTGATTACAAGATCGTTATAGAGCGAAAAGATGAGTATAAACTATATGAAAAACTAACGCCACCACGTGTTATGACATCTGAAGGTGAAATCTTTGCAGGGAAGTACAAACGAGAAAAGCTTCCAGAGGACGCCATTGTCGGCCTACCTGTTTCTTCAGGAATTATAGAGGGGCGAGCACGTGTCATCTTAAACATAGAAGATGCTGATTTAGAAGCTGGAGATATATTAGTCACCTCCTTTACGGATCCTAGCTGGACACCATTGTTTGTATCTATAAAAGGACTAGTTACAGAAGTTGGTGGACTTATGACCCATGGAGCAGTTATCGCTCGTGAATATGGCTTGCCAGCAGTTGTAAGTGTAGAAAATGCTACCAAACTGATAAAAGATGGGCAGAGAATTCGTGTACATGGAACAGAAGGGTATGTAGAAATCTTATAA
- a CDS encoding phage replisome organizer N-terminal domain-containing protein, protein MRERKYVKFRVDMYEDTKFKIIDMKPERDVIHYIWNRMMLLAGKVNLEGELFFSKNIPYTIETFTIEFNRDVAQIKLALEVFIELEMVELTEEKVYRVKNFAKHQNIKPKKKETPKNEAAVAEQNDVNANNYFSDKVINNKDENSLEQSNVNKERSGYAVDKHKTTENSKENEEVTMGQRNAEVLKDKGNELIIAGNSEEDKNSEDNIMEYKVKVFESKKRTRSGRKKKNSTSNNEAIGEISEENGDTADTSCFMEGVRPLEKGEISIAEFSFG, encoded by the coding sequence ATGAGAGAAAGAAAATATGTAAAATTCAGAGTTGATATGTATGAGGATACTAAGTTTAAGATAATAGATATGAAACCAGAAAGAGATGTTATTCATTATATATGGAATAGAATGATGTTGCTTGCTGGTAAGGTCAACTTAGAAGGGGAGCTGTTCTTCTCAAAGAATATTCCATATACAATAGAGACTTTCACAATAGAATTTAATAGAGATGTAGCTCAAATTAAGCTTGCATTAGAAGTATTTATTGAACTAGAGATGGTTGAGTTAACCGAGGAAAAGGTATATAGGGTAAAAAATTTTGCTAAGCACCAAAACATTAAACCTAAGAAAAAAGAAACACCTAAAAATGAAGCTGCTGTAGCAGAGCAGAATGATGTAAATGCAAATAACTATTTTTCTGATAAAGTGATAAATAATAAAGATGAGAATTCCCTTGAACAATCAAATGTGAATAAGGAAAGAAGTGGATATGCAGTGGACAAGCATAAAACCACGGAGAATTCTAAAGAGAATGAAGAGGTAACAATGGGACAGAGAAATGCAGAAGTTTTAAAAGATAAGGGAAATGAATTAATTATAGCTGGCAATAGCGAAGAAGATAAAAATAGTGAAGATAATATAATGGAATACAAAGTTAAAGTATTTGAAAGTAAAAAGAGAACAAGAAGTGGCAGAAAGAAGAAAAATAGTACTTCCAATAATGAAGCTATTGGGGAAATCAGTGAAGAGAATGGAGATACAGCTGATACAAGCTGCTTTATGGAAGGAGTAAGACCGTTAGAAAAAGGTGAAATAAGTATTGCCGAATTTTCCTTTGGATAA
- a CDS encoding pyridoxamine 5'-phosphate oxidase family protein: protein MTTKKYLQMLQKEIHSTAFATVDENGLPHVRIIDIMLVDDDSLYFITAKGKEFYRQIERQKFVAITGMTGGRGDSLTKKAISIRGKIKNVGQDLLDKIFELNPYMKDIYPTNTRYALEVFQVYEGQGEYFDLSSKPIYRDTFTLGGKKEVHSQYVIDKNCIGCDKCAKVCPQQCIDKLSPYSIRQENCLHCGLCLETCPSNAIKLLTI from the coding sequence ATGACTACAAAAAAATATCTTCAAATGCTACAAAAAGAAATCCACTCTACTGCATTTGCAACTGTAGATGAAAATGGACTGCCTCATGTTCGTATTATCGATATTATGCTGGTAGACGATGATAGTCTTTATTTTATAACTGCAAAGGGTAAGGAATTCTATAGACAGATTGAAAGACAAAAATTTGTTGCAATTACTGGTATGACTGGTGGAAGAGGAGATTCACTTACAAAAAAGGCTATATCCATTAGAGGGAAAATAAAAAATGTTGGGCAGGATCTTTTAGATAAAATCTTTGAACTAAACCCCTACATGAAAGATATATATCCTACAAATACTCGCTATGCTCTCGAGGTTTTTCAAGTTTATGAAGGTCAAGGAGAATATTTTGATCTCTCTTCTAAACCTATATATCGAGATACTTTTACACTAGGTGGGAAAAAGGAAGTACATTCACAATATGTCATCGATAAGAACTGCATTGGCTGCGATAAATGTGCAAAAGTTTGTCCTCAGCAATGTATAGATAAACTATCACCATATTCTATTAGACAGGAAAACTGCCTGCATTGCGGATTATGTCTTGAAACTTGTCCTTCTAACGCTATTAAGTTACTAACAATTTAA